Proteins encoded by one window of Actinocorallia herbida:
- a CDS encoding amidase, giving the protein MHHLTARRQAAAVRSGEISPVELTAHYLERVDRLDHRVGAFVTHCPETALDQARKAERIVAEAVAPPVLLGLPVPVKDLHVAAGLPTGYGSLARGEPRSPVDGPVAALLRAAGAVVLGKTGSPEFGLTCYTDFTHFAQAADLAEGVVPPTVRNPWAPDRLAGGSSGGAAAAVAAGLAPLAHGSDGGGSIRIPASACGLVGIKPSRRVVPVGADPFGLAVSGPIARDVRDAALLLDALSGRAGTPFLDAAERPPGPLRIARTALPADPGTVIHPECLAAYETASRLLAGLGHEIVELPPVRTPALARLFETAWTVLAAAERVPADRERLLQPLTRWLRERGGRVGPAALAELRTALAAEADRALAVMAPYDAVLTPALAEPPAPVGHFTSGSPEEDFARQNAHTPFAALANITGQPSLTLPLHWTRDGLPVGVMLSGRPGGDAALIALAARLEAAAPAGPPFPFG; this is encoded by the coding sequence ATGCATCACCTGACGGCCAGGCGGCAGGCGGCCGCCGTGCGCTCGGGTGAGATCTCCCCGGTGGAGCTCACGGCGCATTATCTCGAGCGCGTCGACCGACTGGATCACCGTGTCGGGGCTTTCGTCACGCACTGCCCGGAAACTGCCCTTGATCAGGCGCGGAAGGCCGAGCGGATCGTCGCGGAGGCCGTCGCCCCGCCCGTCCTGCTGGGGCTGCCGGTGCCGGTGAAGGACCTCCACGTGGCCGCGGGGCTGCCCACCGGGTACGGCAGCCTGGCCCGAGGCGAGCCGCGCTCGCCGGTCGACGGGCCGGTGGCCGCGCTGCTGCGCGCGGCGGGCGCGGTCGTGCTCGGCAAGACGGGCAGTCCTGAGTTCGGGCTGACCTGCTACACCGATTTCACCCACTTCGCCCAGGCCGCTGACCTGGCCGAAGGCGTCGTGCCGCCTACCGTCCGCAATCCCTGGGCGCCGGACCGGCTGGCCGGGGGATCCAGCGGGGGCGCCGCCGCGGCCGTCGCGGCGGGGCTCGCGCCGCTGGCGCACGGCAGCGACGGCGGCGGCTCGATCCGCATCCCCGCGAGCGCCTGCGGCCTCGTCGGGATCAAGCCGAGCCGGCGCGTGGTGCCGGTCGGCGCCGACCCGTTCGGCCTCGCGGTCAGCGGACCGATCGCCCGCGACGTGCGGGACGCCGCGCTGCTGCTCGACGCGCTGTCCGGGCGGGCCGGAACCCCGTTCCTCGACGCCGCGGAACGCCCGCCGGGCCCGCTGCGGATCGCCAGGACGGCCCTGCCCGCCGACCCCGGCACGGTGATCCACCCGGAGTGCCTGGCCGCTTATGAGACCGCCTCGCGGCTGCTGGCCGGGCTCGGCCACGAGATCGTCGAGCTGCCGCCCGTCCGCACCCCGGCACTGGCCCGCCTCTTCGAGACGGCCTGGACCGTGCTCGCCGCGGCCGAGCGCGTCCCGGCGGATCGGGAGCGCCTGCTCCAGCCGCTCACCCGCTGGCTGCGCGAGCGCGGTGGCAGGGTCGGGCCCGCGGCGCTCGCGGAACTGCGGACCGCCCTCGCCGCCGAGGCCGACCGCGCGCTCGCCGTGATGGCGCCCTACGACGCCGTGCTCACCCCCGCGCTGGCCGAGCCGCCCGCACCGGTCGGGCACTTCACGTCGGGTTCGCCCGAGGAGGACTTCGCCCGGCAGAACGCGCACACCCCGTTCGCGGCGCTGGCCAACATCACCGGGCAGCCGTCGCTGACCCTGCCCCTGCACTGGACGCGCGACGGCCTGCCCGTCGGCGTCATGCTCTCGGGCCGCCCCGGCGGGGACGCCGCGCTCATCGCCCTCGCCGCCCGGCTGGAGGCCGCCGCGCCCGCCGGGCCGCCCTTCCCCTTCGGCTGA
- a CDS encoding nuclease-related domain-containing protein, producing MAIIDRGEPGGARGQPPEERPRPDLRALARHPRARLWAIRTAVALVVGVLFAIVFDPRVGLTLAVVVMIADTVRTARAGGGDRGYPVSSAERRTERQLRALAKDGWRVLHARAVPRDGEGVSDGKIDHLVIGPTGVYAIDSESWDKRLPVRSLSHTRLFHGPFEMKDRLDEARWEANQASRLLSKAMATDIPVQPSVAIYGPSVPWRVMSVRNVDVYAGNQARKYLRKRPKVLTPEDVTRIGEAAERVFPSKYE from the coding sequence ATGGCCATCATCGACCGTGGCGAGCCCGGCGGTGCCCGCGGGCAGCCTCCGGAAGAGCGTCCACGCCCCGACCTCCGCGCGCTGGCGAGACATCCCCGTGCCCGGCTGTGGGCGATCCGCACCGCGGTCGCGCTGGTCGTCGGCGTGCTCTTCGCGATCGTGTTCGACCCCCGTGTCGGCCTCACGCTCGCGGTGGTGGTGATGATCGCCGACACCGTGCGCACCGCGCGGGCGGGCGGCGGAGACCGCGGTTACCCGGTCTCCTCAGCCGAGCGGAGGACCGAGCGGCAGCTCCGCGCGCTGGCCAAGGACGGCTGGCGGGTGCTGCACGCGAGGGCCGTGCCCCGCGACGGCGAGGGCGTGAGCGACGGCAAGATCGACCATCTGGTGATCGGCCCGACCGGCGTCTACGCCATCGACTCCGAGTCGTGGGACAAGCGCCTCCCGGTCCGCAGCCTCTCCCACACCCGCCTCTTCCACGGACCCTTCGAGATGAAGGACCGGCTGGACGAGGCCCGCTGGGAGGCCAACCAGGCGAGCCGGCTGCTGAGCAAGGCGATGGCCACGGACATCCCCGTCCAGCCATCGGTGGCCATCTACGGCCCATCGGTCCCCTGGCGGGTGATGTCGGTGCGCAACGTCGACGTCTACGCCGGGAACCAGGCCAGGAAGTACCTCCGCAAGCGGCCCAAGGTCCTCACGCCCGAGGACGTCACGCGGATCGGCGAGGCCGCCGAACGGGTCTTCCCTTCGAAGTACGAGTGA
- the ilvD gene encoding dihydroxy-acid dehydratase, with product MPPLRSRTVTHGRNMAGARALLRATGVAREDFGKPIIAIANSFTQFVPGHVHLREVAQVVAEAVREAGGIPREFNTIAVDDGIAMGHDGMLYSLPSRELIADAVEYMVEAHRADAIIALSNCDKITPGMLLAALRLNIPTVFVSGGPMEAGKVTVVDGAAKTVRKLDLIDPMIAAADESVSQEALDEMEENACPTCGSCSGMFTANSMNCLTEAIGLSLPGNGTTLATHAARKELFERAGRTIVDVCRRYYEDGDESVLPRAIASRDAFENAMTLDVAMGGSTNTILHLLAAAHEAQVDFGLKEIDELSRRVPCVCKVAPATNKYHIEDVHRAGGIPRLLGELNRAGLLHPDVPTVHGSTLGEFLDAWDIKSPNALPEAVELFHAAPGGVRTIEAYSQNTRWDSLDLDDEQGCIRAVEHAYTQDGGLAVLYGNIAPDGAIVKTAGVEEELWTFEGPAVVFESQDDAVEGILGKKVKEGDVVVIRYEGPRGGPGMQEMLYPTSFLKGRGLGKACALITDGRFSGGTSGLSIGHASPEAAAGGMIALVQDGDRIVIDIPRRTLELDVSYEELAERREKLLHDLGGYRPVNRERKVSVALQAYAAMATSASTGAARDISQLR from the coding sequence TTGCCTCCGCTCAGGTCACGCACAGTCACCCACGGCCGCAACATGGCGGGCGCGCGCGCCCTCCTGCGCGCCACCGGCGTCGCCCGCGAGGACTTCGGCAAGCCGATCATCGCCATCGCCAACAGCTTCACGCAGTTCGTGCCGGGTCACGTGCACCTGCGCGAGGTGGCCCAGGTCGTCGCCGAGGCCGTGCGCGAGGCGGGCGGCATTCCGCGCGAGTTCAACACCATCGCCGTCGATGACGGCATCGCCATGGGCCACGACGGCATGCTCTACTCGCTGCCGTCCCGCGAGCTGATCGCCGACGCCGTGGAGTACATGGTCGAGGCGCACCGGGCCGACGCGATCATCGCGCTGTCGAACTGCGACAAGATCACCCCCGGGATGCTGCTGGCCGCCCTGCGCCTGAACATCCCCACGGTCTTCGTGTCCGGCGGTCCGATGGAGGCCGGCAAGGTCACCGTCGTCGACGGCGCCGCCAAGACCGTCCGCAAGCTCGACCTCATCGACCCGATGATCGCCGCGGCGGACGAGTCGGTGTCCCAGGAGGCCCTGGACGAGATGGAGGAGAACGCCTGTCCGACCTGTGGGTCGTGCTCGGGCATGTTCACCGCCAACTCCATGAACTGCCTCACCGAGGCGATCGGCCTGTCCCTGCCGGGCAACGGCACCACGCTGGCCACGCACGCCGCGCGCAAGGAGCTGTTCGAGCGCGCCGGCCGGACCATCGTGGACGTCTGCCGCCGGTACTACGAGGACGGCGACGAGTCGGTCCTGCCGCGCGCCATCGCCTCGCGCGACGCCTTCGAGAACGCCATGACGCTGGACGTCGCCATGGGCGGGTCGACCAACACGATCCTGCACCTGCTGGCGGCCGCGCACGAGGCCCAGGTCGACTTCGGCCTCAAGGAGATCGACGAGCTGTCCCGGCGCGTCCCGTGCGTCTGCAAGGTCGCCCCGGCGACGAACAAGTACCACATCGAGGACGTGCACCGGGCGGGCGGCATCCCCCGTCTGCTGGGCGAGCTGAACCGGGCCGGGCTGCTGCACCCCGACGTCCCGACGGTCCACGGGTCCACGCTGGGCGAGTTCCTCGACGCCTGGGACATCAAGTCCCCGAACGCGCTGCCCGAGGCCGTCGAGCTGTTCCACGCCGCCCCCGGCGGGGTCCGCACCATCGAGGCCTACAGCCAGAACACCCGCTGGGACTCCCTCGACCTCGACGACGAGCAGGGCTGCATCCGCGCGGTTGAGCACGCCTACACCCAGGACGGCGGCCTGGCCGTCCTGTACGGCAACATCGCCCCGGACGGCGCGATCGTGAAGACCGCGGGCGTCGAAGAGGAGCTGTGGACCTTCGAGGGCCCGGCCGTCGTCTTCGAGTCGCAGGACGACGCGGTCGAGGGCATCCTCGGCAAGAAGGTCAAGGAGGGCGACGTCGTCGTCATCCGCTACGAGGGCCCGCGCGGCGGTCCCGGCATGCAGGAGATGCTCTACCCGACGTCCTTCCTCAAGGGCCGGGGCCTGGGCAAGGCCTGCGCGCTGATCACCGACGGCCGCTTCTCCGGCGGCACCAGCGGCCTGTCGATCGGCCACGCCTCCCCGGAGGCCGCGGCCGGCGGCATGATCGCGCTGGTCCAGGACGGCGACCGGATCGTCATCGACATCCCGCGCCGCACCCTGGAGCTCGACGTCTCCTACGAGGAGCTGGCCGAGCGCCGCGAGAAGCTGCTGCACGACCTCGGCGGCTACCGCCCCGTGAACCGTGAGCGCAAGGTCAGCGTCGCCCTTCAGGCCTATGCCGCCATGGCGACCTCGGCCTCCACCGGCGCCGCCCGCGACATCTCGCAGCTGCGCTGA
- a CDS encoding FmdB family zinc ribbon protein translates to MPRYDFRCRSCGDTFELSRPMAQSADPASCPQGHDDTVKLLSTVAMTGGAAAPVQRPAGGGGGGCCGGGCCG, encoded by the coding sequence ATGCCCCGTTATGACTTCCGGTGCCGCTCCTGCGGCGACACGTTCGAGCTGTCCCGGCCGATGGCGCAGTCGGCCGACCCGGCCTCCTGCCCCCAGGGCCACGACGACACCGTCAAGCTGCTGTCGACCGTCGCGATGACCGGCGGCGCCGCGGCCCCCGTCCAGCGCCCCGCGGGCGGTGGCGGCGGAGGTTGCTGCGGAGGCGGCTGCTGCGGCTGA
- a CDS encoding HNH endonuclease, with protein sequence MRQVLLLNATYEPLTTLPLRRAVCLVLREKAEVVHHDSSGSLVRSANTSVQVPSVIRLRRYVRIPFRTRIPLTRAALMRRDNYRCVYCGRKAETIDHVHPRSRGGKHAWENCVASCTPCNHRKADRLLEELGWSLDIPPSVPRGAHWRLIGLIGTDGDPQWAAYVTEPAA encoded by the coding sequence ATGCGACAGGTCCTTCTCCTGAACGCCACGTACGAACCGCTCACCACGCTCCCGCTGCGGCGGGCAGTGTGCCTGGTGCTCAGGGAGAAGGCCGAAGTCGTCCATCACGACTCTTCGGGCTCCCTCGTACGGTCGGCCAACACCTCCGTCCAGGTGCCGTCGGTGATCCGGCTGCGCCGGTACGTCCGGATCCCCTTCCGGACCAGGATCCCCCTGACCCGGGCGGCGCTGATGCGGCGCGACAACTACCGGTGCGTCTACTGCGGCCGCAAGGCCGAGACCATCGACCACGTCCACCCGCGCAGCCGCGGCGGCAAGCACGCCTGGGAGAACTGCGTGGCCTCCTGCACGCCGTGCAACCACCGCAAGGCCGACCGCCTCCTCGAGGAGCTCGGCTGGTCGCTCGACATCCCCCCGTCCGTCCCCCGCGGCGCCCACTGGCGCCTGATCGGCCTCATCGGCACCGACGGCGACCCCCAGTGGGCCGCCTACGTCACCGAACCCGCTGCATGA